DNA sequence from the Pseudobacteroides sp. genome:
ATAACCTTCGTCTTAAATATGCCAAACATTTGCTACTGACAACCAAAATAAGTGTAATTGATATTTCTCTAGAAGCAGGATTTGACAACCTAAGCCACTTTTATCACCTTTTTAAAGAGCAAATGAAAACACCCCCGACCCAGCTTAGACATAACAAAATCACCAAGTAATTTTGTTACATTGATCGTTGTCATGGGAAATTATGATGTAGGAGCCCGGGCAGGCCCATATACTTTGGTCATTGGCACATTACACAACACAGCATTTTCAAGAATTCTTCCCCTTGAATTACATACTTCCTCCATTATTGCAAAAACCTGCATTGACAATGATACCATATTATTGGTTTGTACAATGACAGCTGCGGGCACTTGTAATATCTTGTCCGCCCGGGAGGTTTCCGTAATGGTTCTCTTACTCAGGTTTTCTTTAAAGGTGCCATAATCAATCCAAAACAGTCTGTCTTCCCCGTCTATCCTGACTTTATTATTAATGTCCAAGCTTATAACCTCACCGGCATTGGGGTTAATAAGTTTAAACTCCAAAACCGAAAGGGCATTAGCATCTTTTATAGAATCTCCTGCCTTAAGGTACCATCTTCCCTTTTCATTTATATTTAAACCCTTTGCATCAATTAGGTCGGTAAAATCCAAAACAAATGTTCCTCTTACTTCCTCCTTTGTTCCGTTAAAGCTCATTTCCCCTCCATTCCCCGAAAGCATTAAGCTGTTTAACGTTTTATCAGGTTTGCTCTTTCCTGTATCTGAATACCCTAACGAAAAAGTCATTTGATTTCTTTTTGAATGGCTGATTGTGATCTCTGCCAGAAGCTTTGGCTTATAATGGTTTTTAGCTGTAATCCATGTGGCCTGGGCTCCTAAGATAGCTTGGTTTCTATTTTCCTTAGGCCCATCACTCAATG
Encoded proteins:
- a CDS encoding helix-turn-helix domain-containing protein, whose product is MYQLSQKKPRVFKQFLNMTPTEYINNLRLKYAKHLLLTTKISVIDISLEAGFDNLSHFYHLFKEQMKTPPTQLRHNKITK